Proteins from a genomic interval of Geotrypetes seraphini chromosome 7, aGeoSer1.1, whole genome shotgun sequence:
- the FBXO33 gene encoding F-box only protein 33 translates to MALCGDVGASSLPSELIVHIFSFLPAPDRLRASAACSRWRECLFYPALWPELRLNVRVSSAERPRLDFLMRKCGWFVRELRVEFAADNYLSAAAAAAGTGGDAEPEADDAQPSLRWLDDLRTYLEQVLCVLSSIKNNRNLQKLSLFGDISILQQNGSLSNAYLNKVDPGGKTIKQIQQLFEEILGNSRQLKWLSSGFMLEIVTPTSLSSLSNPIANTIEHLSLLDNHIPGNTTLITAVELERFVNLHSLALDFCDFTAEMARILASSNHVPLHRLSLLVHNISLKNKSLDKMPEDEDWKALTRHSTNLRVYMMASDIKSDDMLRILKPSIPLERIHFDSYITSVSGAIVDLLSRQYAKFLTHFILMNDVLDMSEFPDLSDNRNEDPLVLLAWKCTRLSLLAVHGYTVWAHNLIAIARLRGSDLKVLEVTEESIDFDQGELADQDVDPVHNLIEQVSLGLGRPWHAVMDIELLGVFTEPARHFYREMQSFSEGI, encoded by the exons ATGGCTCTGTGCGGAGACGTGGGCGCCTCGTCTCTGCCCAGCGAGCTCATCGTGCACATCTTCTCCTTCCTGCCCGCCCCAGACCGGCTGCGGGCCTCGGCCGCCTGCTCGCGCTGGCGCGAGTGCCTCTTCTACCCGGCGCTCTGGCCCGAGCTGCGGCTCAACGTGCGCGTGTCGTCCGCCGAGCGTCCGCGCCTCGATTTCCTCATGCGAAAGTGCGGCTGGTTCGTGCGGGAGCTGCGGGTCGAGTTCGCCGCCGACAACTACTTAAGCGCGGCGGCGGCCGCCGCGGGGACAGGAGGCGACGCGGAGCCCGAGGCGGATGATGCGCAGCCCTCCTTGCGCTGGCTGGATGACCTGCGCACTTACCTGGAGCAGGTGTTGTGTGTGCTGAGCAGCATCAAGAATAACAG GAACCTTCAGAAACTCAGTCTTTTTGGAGATATAAGCATTCTACAGCAAAATGGAAGTTTATCGAATGCTTACCTCAACAAGGTGGATCCAGGCGGCAAGACAATTAAGCA AATACAACAGCTGTTTGAAGAAATACTGGGTAACAGCAGGCAATTAAAATGGTTGTCCAGTGGGTTTATGCTGGAAATAGTAACTCCCACATCACTATCATCTCTGTCAAATCCCATTGCCAACACCATAGAACATCTGAGTTTACTGGACAATCACATCCCTGGTAATACCACTCTAATCACAGCTGTTGAGCTGGAGCGCTTTGTAAATCTCCATTCTCTGGCTTTGGATTTCTGTGACTTCACCGCTGAAATGGCAAGAATCCTGGCTAGCAGTAACCATGTGCCTTTGCATCGACTGTCTCTCTTGGTCCACAATATTTCCTTGAAGAACAAATCCTTGGACAAAATGCCAGAAGATGAGGACTGGAAAGCTCTGACACGGCACAGCACAAACCTCCGTGTCTACATGATGGCTTCTGACATAAAGAGTGATGACATGCTGAGGATTCTTAAGCCCAGCATACCCTTAGAGCGGATTCATTTTGACAGCTACATCACCTCTGTTTCTGGGGCTATTGTTGACCTCCTCTCCAGGCAGTATGCCAAGTTCCTCACTCACTTTATCCTAATGAATGATGTATTGGACATGTCTGAATTTCCTGACCTCAGTGATAACCGAAATGAAGATCCCTTGGTTCTCTTGGCCTGGAAGTGCACACGACTCTCCCTTCTAGCAGTTCATG GTTACACAGTGTGGGCTCATAATCTCATTGCAATTGCCCGTCTCCGTGGCTCCGATTTGAAAGTGCTAGAAGTGACAGAAGAAAGCATTGATTTTGATCAAGGTGAGCTGGCTGATCAGGATGTTGATCCAGTGCACAACCTTATTGAGCAGGTATCTTTGGGATTGGGACGACCTTGGCATGCAGTCATGGACATTGAACTCCTCGGTGTCTTTACTGAGCCAGCTCGGCACTTTTACAGGGAGATGCAAAGCTTCAGCGAAGGCAtttaa